Part of the Candidatus Angelobacter sp. genome, CTCCAGCGTGACGTCAGCGAACGCCACCACGGTCAACCGCTTGATCTCGTCCAGATCGTCCGGGCGATAGCAGCGGATGGAAACGGGCTTCATTGGGGTCGGGAAACTCAATCACGCAGCCATTCGGCGAGGTGATCGCGAACAAAACCGTCGTCGTTCAAGTGCGGATAACTCCGGCAAACTCGGTTGATTCCTTCGGCCTGGCCAGGCGACAACGTTTCTTTCGGATCCAGACACCAGGTGCCTTCCAGCAAACCCTGACGGCGCAAGATTTCATGGATACCCGGGATGCAACCG contains:
- a CDS encoding dihydrodipicolinate synthase family protein, with the translated sequence GCIPGIHEILRRQGLLEGTWCLDPKETLSPGQAEGINRVCRSYPHLNDDGFVRDHLAEWLRD